From Dreissena polymorpha isolate Duluth1 chromosome 15, UMN_Dpol_1.0, whole genome shotgun sequence, a single genomic window includes:
- the LOC127861110 gene encoding F-box/LRR-repeat protein 7-like isoform X2, with the protein MSRLSSHSFSSRHSDRIYVQKRVSSCTVDSLPDKCLLYVFSYIHQRDLGKIARTCKKWRLLAYNQQLWQVVSFRPEYNGLHVNSFENLIALINVRFAPSLRYIELPCELVTPPILHELSNKCPALRYMTLDFSNAMQLHDFNDLNSFPCNLKSLCICLSEVIFLEGFMRRIYSCLSSLQVLHLIGTFEQTSEGEEDVYEVVNIGKIKAHTPNLRVVNLYGITFIDDSHIELLTSNCIHLECLALNFCLRVKGASFKNLIMRCKKLKTLLLQHTGVEDVYMKSVAWETSQVHEVDLTSTELSAECLEHVLLRIPFFTYLALGHCEFFTDKILGEMVAAGKFRQLKAIDLSSTSGLSENAIYQFLQTHGSGLHGLVLSGKPKLTESFWLNVIAFLKNIRICVLGTANGWFLKLTTKVHIDQVIEAFAQNCPYMSRLEIQWDPDTIRFSDKSSKFIDHIRLRCPFLKSFTLSDGEYYEMVKSNFERADRVKVIRTTTFYQTSIISLVSCFNDLLFN; encoded by the exons TCGTGCACAGTGGACAGTCTACCAGACAAGTGCCTGCTCTATGTGTTTTCGTACATTCATCAAAGAGATCTCGGCAAAATCGCGCGCACCTGCAAAAAATGGCGTCTCCTCGCCTACAACCAACAACTTTGGCAAGTGGTTTCATTTCGTCCGGAGTACAACGGACTTCACGTGAACAGTTTCGAAAACTTAATTGCCCTCATAAACGTACGATTCGCACCGTCGCTACGCTACATCGAGCTGCCGTGTGAGCTTGTGACGCCACCAATTCTGCACGAGCTTTCGAACAAGTGTCCCGCACTGAGGTACATGACGTTGGACTTCTCGAATGCCATGCAGCTACACGATTTTAACGACCTGAACTCGTTCCCGTGCAACCTGAAGAGTCTCTGTATTTGTCTGTCGGAAGTGATCTTCCTCGAAGGCTTCATGCGACGCATCTACAGCTGTCTGTCGTCCCTCCAAGTTCTGCATCTGATAG GTACGTTTGAGCAGACGAGCGAGGGGGAGGAGGACGTATACGAGGTCGTGAACATCGGCAAGATCAAGGCGCACACACCGAACCTGCGCGTCGTTAACCTGTACGGCATCACGTTCATCGACGACTCGCACATCGAGCTGCTCACGTCCAACTGCATCCACCTCGAGTGCCTCGCGCTCAACTTCTGCCTGCGCGTTAAGGGCGCCTCGTTCAAGAATCTCATCATGCGCTGCAAGAAGCTGAAGACGCTCCTGCTGCAGCATACCG GTGTCGAGGACGTGTACATGAAGAGCGTTGCGTGGGAGACGTCACAGGTTCACGAGGTCGACCTGACGTCAACAGAGCTGTCCGCGGAGTGCCTGGAGCACGTGCTACTGCGGATACCCTTCTTCACGTACCTCGCTCTCGGGCACTGCGAATTCTTCACAGATAAG ATACTAGGTGAGATGGTCGCAGCGGGGAAGTTCCGGCAGCTTAAGGCCATCGACCTCAGTTCCACTTCCGGTTTGAGCGAGAACGCCATCTACCAGTTTCTGCAGACGCACGGCTCCGGCCTCCATGGCCTCGTGTTGTCAGGGAAACCGAAACTCACAGAGAGCTTCTGGCTGAACGTTATAGCGTTCCTGAAAAATATCAG GATCTGTGTGCTGGGTACCGCCAACGGCTGGTTCCTGAAGCTCACCACGAAGGTTCACATCGACCAGGTGATCGAGGCGTTCGCGCAGAACTGCCCGTACATGAGCCGCCTCGAGATCCAGTGGGACCCGGATACCATCCGCTTTAGCGACAAGAGCAGCAAGTTCATAGACCATATCAG ATTACGGTGCCCGTTTCTCAAGTCGTTCACCCTGTCGGACGGCGAGTATTACGAGATGGTCAAGTCCAACTTCGAGCGCGCTGACCGGGTCAAGGTGATCCGTACAACGACCTTCTACCAGACCAGCATCATCAGCCTGGTCTCCTGCTTCAACGACCTGCTCTTCAACTAA
- the LOC127860529 gene encoding uncharacterized protein LOC127860529 — protein MSEATPVSPRKGSVPASLTGAEPKRKSKGKSKGPKSSKVENLPFMEADEFSDVTIIIDEKRLYFNKCLLCYNSPVLRKQLTADDGGSSGKGAKSTGNKPSKDLDMSDKRFDDVCELLAFMDPRVETALSDQDCFRLLPLAEEFDMKPLMKSCEVTLTNSFAGIRRGRKPGSVATDVTIANLAIADKYHFPVLQEMCMEELVANDNPFSGKVIADNVDLSEHVKRQVLERKLEKVNMALARERRINTEREQPRDSKGGKIWKK, from the exons ATGTCTGAAGCTACCCCCGTGTCGCCCAGGAAGGGCAGCGTCCCCGCGTCCCTCACAGGGGCCGAGCCCAAACGAAAGTCAAAAGGAAAATCAAAGGGCCCAAAGTCGTCAAAGGTCGAGAACCTGCCTTTTATGGAAGCAGACGAGTTCAGCGATGTAACAATAATT ATCGATGAAAAGCGACTCTACTTCAACAAGTGCCTGCTATGTTACAATTCCCCGGTGCTCAGGAAACAGTTAACGGCGGATGATGGAGGAAGTTCCGGAAAGGGCGCCAAGTCTACCGGCAACAAGCCATCCAAGGACCTAGACATGTCCGACAAGCGTTTTGATGACGTGTGCGAGCTTCTAGCATTCATGGACCCCAGGGTGGAGACAGCTCTCTCAG ATCAAGACTGCTTCCGTCTTCTACCACTTGCCGAAGAGTTCGACATGAAACCGCTGATGAAGTCGTGCGAGGTCACGTTGACCAACTCATTCGCGGGCATCCGTAGAGGCCGCAAACCTGGCTCCGTCGCCACTGACGTAACGATCGCGAATCTCGCCATTGCCGACAAATACCATTTCCCCGTTCTGCAGGAAATGTGTATGGAGGAACTGGTCGCCAATGACAACCCGTTCAGCGGAAAGGTCATCGCTGATAACGTTGACCTCTCTGAGCACGTTAAGCGACAGGTGCTCGAACGAAAGCTGGAGAAAGTGAACATGGCGCTTGCGCGGGAGAGGAGAATTAATACCGAACGAGAGCAACCACGTGATTCCAAGGGCGGCAAAATATGGAAGAAATAA
- the LOC127861110 gene encoding F-box/LRR-repeat protein 7-like isoform X3, with protein MDTHKEGTQSHHRKSCTVDSLPDKCLLYVFSYIHQRDLGKIARTCKKWRLLAYNQQLWQVVSFRPEYNGLHVNSFENLIALINVRFAPSLRYIELPCELVTPPILHELSNKCPALRYMTLDFSNAMQLHDFNDLNSFPCNLKSLCICLSEVIFLEGFMRRIYSCLSSLQVLHLIGTFEQTSEGEEDVYEVVNIGKIKAHTPNLRVVNLYGITFIDDSHIELLTSNCIHLECLALNFCLRVKGASFKNLIMRCKKLKTLLLQHTGVEDVYMKSVAWETSQVHEVDLTSTELSAECLEHVLLRIPFFTYLALGHCEFFTDKILGEMVAAGKFRQLKAIDLSSTSGLSENAIYQFLQTHGSGLHGLVLSGKPKLTESFWLNVIAFLKNIRICVLGTANGWFLKLTTKVHIDQVIEAFAQNCPYMSRLEIQWDPDTIRFSDKSSKFIDHIRLRCPFLKSFTLSDGEYYEMVKSNFERADRVKVIRTTTFYQTSIISLVSCFNDLLFN; from the exons TCGTGCACAGTGGACAGTCTACCAGACAAGTGCCTGCTCTATGTGTTTTCGTACATTCATCAAAGAGATCTCGGCAAAATCGCGCGCACCTGCAAAAAATGGCGTCTCCTCGCCTACAACCAACAACTTTGGCAAGTGGTTTCATTTCGTCCGGAGTACAACGGACTTCACGTGAACAGTTTCGAAAACTTAATTGCCCTCATAAACGTACGATTCGCACCGTCGCTACGCTACATCGAGCTGCCGTGTGAGCTTGTGACGCCACCAATTCTGCACGAGCTTTCGAACAAGTGTCCCGCACTGAGGTACATGACGTTGGACTTCTCGAATGCCATGCAGCTACACGATTTTAACGACCTGAACTCGTTCCCGTGCAACCTGAAGAGTCTCTGTATTTGTCTGTCGGAAGTGATCTTCCTCGAAGGCTTCATGCGACGCATCTACAGCTGTCTGTCGTCCCTCCAAGTTCTGCATCTGATAG GTACGTTTGAGCAGACGAGCGAGGGGGAGGAGGACGTATACGAGGTCGTGAACATCGGCAAGATCAAGGCGCACACACCGAACCTGCGCGTCGTTAACCTGTACGGCATCACGTTCATCGACGACTCGCACATCGAGCTGCTCACGTCCAACTGCATCCACCTCGAGTGCCTCGCGCTCAACTTCTGCCTGCGCGTTAAGGGCGCCTCGTTCAAGAATCTCATCATGCGCTGCAAGAAGCTGAAGACGCTCCTGCTGCAGCATACCG GTGTCGAGGACGTGTACATGAAGAGCGTTGCGTGGGAGACGTCACAGGTTCACGAGGTCGACCTGACGTCAACAGAGCTGTCCGCGGAGTGCCTGGAGCACGTGCTACTGCGGATACCCTTCTTCACGTACCTCGCTCTCGGGCACTGCGAATTCTTCACAGATAAG ATACTAGGTGAGATGGTCGCAGCGGGGAAGTTCCGGCAGCTTAAGGCCATCGACCTCAGTTCCACTTCCGGTTTGAGCGAGAACGCCATCTACCAGTTTCTGCAGACGCACGGCTCCGGCCTCCATGGCCTCGTGTTGTCAGGGAAACCGAAACTCACAGAGAGCTTCTGGCTGAACGTTATAGCGTTCCTGAAAAATATCAG GATCTGTGTGCTGGGTACCGCCAACGGCTGGTTCCTGAAGCTCACCACGAAGGTTCACATCGACCAGGTGATCGAGGCGTTCGCGCAGAACTGCCCGTACATGAGCCGCCTCGAGATCCAGTGGGACCCGGATACCATCCGCTTTAGCGACAAGAGCAGCAAGTTCATAGACCATATCAG ATTACGGTGCCCGTTTCTCAAGTCGTTCACCCTGTCGGACGGCGAGTATTACGAGATGGTCAAGTCCAACTTCGAGCGCGCTGACCGGGTCAAGGTGATCCGTACAACGACCTTCTACCAGACCAGCATCATCAGCCTGGTCTCCTGCTTCAACGACCTGCTCTTCAACTAA
- the LOC127861110 gene encoding F-box/LRR-repeat protein 7-like isoform X1, producing MIYAMEFHSTIYEVAQDASQIASARFDPYYNHENSCTVDSLPDKCLLYVFSYIHQRDLGKIARTCKKWRLLAYNQQLWQVVSFRPEYNGLHVNSFENLIALINVRFAPSLRYIELPCELVTPPILHELSNKCPALRYMTLDFSNAMQLHDFNDLNSFPCNLKSLCICLSEVIFLEGFMRRIYSCLSSLQVLHLIGTFEQTSEGEEDVYEVVNIGKIKAHTPNLRVVNLYGITFIDDSHIELLTSNCIHLECLALNFCLRVKGASFKNLIMRCKKLKTLLLQHTGVEDVYMKSVAWETSQVHEVDLTSTELSAECLEHVLLRIPFFTYLALGHCEFFTDKILGEMVAAGKFRQLKAIDLSSTSGLSENAIYQFLQTHGSGLHGLVLSGKPKLTESFWLNVIAFLKNIRICVLGTANGWFLKLTTKVHIDQVIEAFAQNCPYMSRLEIQWDPDTIRFSDKSSKFIDHIRLRCPFLKSFTLSDGEYYEMVKSNFERADRVKVIRTTTFYQTSIISLVSCFNDLLFN from the exons ATGATTTACGCTATGGAATTCCATTCAACGATATACGAGGTTGCGCAAGACGCATCCCAAATCGCATCAGCCCGGTTTGATCCGTATTATAACCACGAAAAT TCGTGCACAGTGGACAGTCTACCAGACAAGTGCCTGCTCTATGTGTTTTCGTACATTCATCAAAGAGATCTCGGCAAAATCGCGCGCACCTGCAAAAAATGGCGTCTCCTCGCCTACAACCAACAACTTTGGCAAGTGGTTTCATTTCGTCCGGAGTACAACGGACTTCACGTGAACAGTTTCGAAAACTTAATTGCCCTCATAAACGTACGATTCGCACCGTCGCTACGCTACATCGAGCTGCCGTGTGAGCTTGTGACGCCACCAATTCTGCACGAGCTTTCGAACAAGTGTCCCGCACTGAGGTACATGACGTTGGACTTCTCGAATGCCATGCAGCTACACGATTTTAACGACCTGAACTCGTTCCCGTGCAACCTGAAGAGTCTCTGTATTTGTCTGTCGGAAGTGATCTTCCTCGAAGGCTTCATGCGACGCATCTACAGCTGTCTGTCGTCCCTCCAAGTTCTGCATCTGATAG GTACGTTTGAGCAGACGAGCGAGGGGGAGGAGGACGTATACGAGGTCGTGAACATCGGCAAGATCAAGGCGCACACACCGAACCTGCGCGTCGTTAACCTGTACGGCATCACGTTCATCGACGACTCGCACATCGAGCTGCTCACGTCCAACTGCATCCACCTCGAGTGCCTCGCGCTCAACTTCTGCCTGCGCGTTAAGGGCGCCTCGTTCAAGAATCTCATCATGCGCTGCAAGAAGCTGAAGACGCTCCTGCTGCAGCATACCG GTGTCGAGGACGTGTACATGAAGAGCGTTGCGTGGGAGACGTCACAGGTTCACGAGGTCGACCTGACGTCAACAGAGCTGTCCGCGGAGTGCCTGGAGCACGTGCTACTGCGGATACCCTTCTTCACGTACCTCGCTCTCGGGCACTGCGAATTCTTCACAGATAAG ATACTAGGTGAGATGGTCGCAGCGGGGAAGTTCCGGCAGCTTAAGGCCATCGACCTCAGTTCCACTTCCGGTTTGAGCGAGAACGCCATCTACCAGTTTCTGCAGACGCACGGCTCCGGCCTCCATGGCCTCGTGTTGTCAGGGAAACCGAAACTCACAGAGAGCTTCTGGCTGAACGTTATAGCGTTCCTGAAAAATATCAG GATCTGTGTGCTGGGTACCGCCAACGGCTGGTTCCTGAAGCTCACCACGAAGGTTCACATCGACCAGGTGATCGAGGCGTTCGCGCAGAACTGCCCGTACATGAGCCGCCTCGAGATCCAGTGGGACCCGGATACCATCCGCTTTAGCGACAAGAGCAGCAAGTTCATAGACCATATCAG ATTACGGTGCCCGTTTCTCAAGTCGTTCACCCTGTCGGACGGCGAGTATTACGAGATGGTCAAGTCCAACTTCGAGCGCGCTGACCGGGTCAAGGTGATCCGTACAACGACCTTCTACCAGACCAGCATCATCAGCCTGGTCTCCTGCTTCAACGACCTGCTCTTCAACTAA